Proteins from a genomic interval of Chloroflexota bacterium:
- the pyk gene encoding pyruvate kinase — protein sequence MLRTKIVCTIGPATDDPEVLRALTEAGMNVARFNMSHGSQEYHGANITNIREISLGIKKAVGVLVDLQGPKLRVGTMPEEGILLEKNQKIVLSTDDIEATRERVPVQFEGLAEEVTSGNHILIDDGLLELVVESSNGKNEVVCRVETGGVLRSNKGMNLPRADLAIPCITAKDREDLRFALQRQADWIALSFVRRAEDVLELKELIRDTSPFGRMTPVIAKIEKPEAVDNIDSIIEAADGIMVARGDLGIETSPESVPMMQKMIIRKCLEAGKTVITATQMLDSMIRNPRPTRAEASDVANAILDGTDAIMLSGETAVGKYPVKSVQTMVRIAREVEKNAPYTYEPHVEPAETITEAVCMAAADIAESLCAAAIIVPTVGGTTARTLAAFRPSRPIIAVTMKPTTLLRLTLVWGVHPLLSPRTHSTNQVVIGSVTRALEVGMIQEGDTVVVTAGAVGTAPGVTDLIKVHTVARTLARGLGVGSEIATGQVRRLQSPLAGDVELTDDEIAVTDSTDRSFINALSQAAGLITSTGGVDNSHCALLASELGLPAILGIGEDIDALEEGQWIKMDAEKGVVTELYPDREANVVRQ from the coding sequence ATGCTCAGAACCAAGATCGTCTGCACCATCGGTCCTGCGACCGACGATCCCGAGGTGTTGAGAGCATTGACAGAGGCGGGTATGAACGTGGCTCGTTTCAATATGTCGCATGGCTCACAGGAATACCATGGCGCGAACATCACCAATATCCGCGAGATATCTTTGGGCATCAAAAAGGCTGTCGGGGTTTTGGTGGACCTACAGGGGCCGAAGCTCCGGGTCGGTACCATGCCGGAAGAGGGAATCCTTCTGGAAAAGAACCAGAAGATCGTTCTCAGCACCGATGATATCGAGGCCACGCGGGAACGGGTTCCTGTGCAGTTTGAAGGACTCGCTGAAGAGGTCACGTCGGGAAACCATATCCTGATCGATGACGGCCTGCTCGAACTGGTGGTGGAATCCAGCAACGGCAAAAACGAAGTTGTCTGCCGGGTTGAGACTGGCGGCGTTCTCAGGTCGAACAAGGGGATGAACCTGCCACGTGCCGATCTGGCGATTCCCTGCATTACGGCGAAAGACCGGGAAGATCTACGATTTGCATTGCAGCGTCAGGCAGACTGGATCGCTCTTTCCTTTGTTCGCCGGGCTGAAGATGTTTTGGAACTAAAGGAGCTAATCCGGGATACCTCTCCCTTCGGTCGCATGACTCCGGTGATTGCCAAGATCGAGAAGCCTGAAGCCGTGGATAACATCGACAGCATCATTGAAGCAGCTGATGGTATCATGGTCGCGCGCGGGGATCTTGGCATCGAGACCTCGCCTGAATCGGTACCCATGATGCAGAAGATGATCATTCGTAAGTGCCTCGAGGCGGGCAAGACCGTCATTACAGCTACCCAGATGTTGGACTCGATGATTCGCAATCCGCGTCCAACCCGGGCCGAGGCCAGCGATGTCGCCAATGCGATCCTGGATGGCACAGACGCGATCATGCTTTCAGGTGAGACTGCTGTGGGAAAATACCCGGTGAAATCGGTGCAGACCATGGTTCGCATTGCCCGGGAGGTGGAGAAGAACGCTCCCTACACCTATGAGCCCCACGTCGAGCCGGCAGAGACGATCACCGAAGCGGTCTGCATGGCAGCTGCCGACATAGCGGAGTCGCTGTGCGCCGCGGCCATTATCGTGCCGACGGTAGGGGGTACCACTGCACGAACGCTGGCCGCTTTTCGACCCAGCCGGCCCATCATCGCTGTCACCATGAAACCAACCACCTTGCTTCGCCTGACCCTGGTGTGGGGCGTGCATCCATTGCTCAGCCCCCGAACCCACTCGACCAATCAGGTGGTCATCGGTTCTGTCACTCGCGCTCTTGAGGTTGGCATGATTCAGGAAGGGGATACTGTGGTGGTAACTGCCGGCGCCGTGGGAACAGCTCCCGGTGTTACCGATCTGATCAAGGTGCACACCGTGGCTCGCACGCTGGCCAGGGGGCTCGGTGTCGGCTCAGAGATAGCCACGGGTCAGGTGCGACGGTTGCAATCTCCCTTGGCCGGTGATGTCGAATTGACCGACGACGAGATCGCTGTCACCGACTCAACGGACCGCAGCTTCATCAATGCCCTTTCACAAGCCGCCGGTTTGATTACCTCCACGGGAGGGGTTGACAACAGTCATTGCGCATTGTTGGCCTCGGAGCTGGGCCTGCCCGCGATTCTGGGCATTGGCGAGGACATTGATGCCCTGGAGGAGGGCCAATGGATCAAGATGGATGCTGAAAAGGGGGTTGTGACTGAACTCTATCCGGACCGCGAGGCAAACGTTGTGCGGCAATGA
- the rplJ gene encoding 50S ribosomal protein L10, whose translation MAISREKKEQLVEQYVELLNNSQAIVLTDYRGMSVQEIQDLRKEMRERDAQVQVVKNTLIKMALERTGMPVPEEHLTTPTAIAYMPDDIATAAKVLFAAAKASNVLEIKAAILEGQVLDAEGAMSLRDLPTRIEVRAQLLGSIQSPASELARTIEAPANELYRTLEAALRELALTIQAYSEKGASA comes from the coding sequence TTGGCAATATCGAGAGAAAAGAAGGAACAACTCGTAGAGCAATACGTCGAGCTACTGAACAATAGCCAGGCCATCGTGCTGACCGACTACCGGGGCATGAGCGTTCAGGAAATTCAGGACTTGCGCAAGGAAATGCGTGAGCGAGATGCTCAGGTTCAGGTCGTCAAAAACACGCTGATCAAGATGGCGCTGGAACGTACTGGCATGCCCGTGCCAGAGGAGCATCTGACTACTCCAACGGCCATCGCCTACATGCCTGACGACATCGCCACGGCAGCCAAAGTTCTGTTTGCTGCCGCTAAAGCCTCGAATGTGCTTGAGATCAAGGCCGCCATTTTGGAAGGCCAGGTCCTTGATGCAGAGGGCGCCATGAGTCTGCGCGATCTGCCTACCCGAATCGAGGTAAGGGCGCAATTGCTTGGCTCTATTCAGAGCCCGGCGAGCGAGTTGGCGCGGACCATTGAGGCGCCAGCCAATGAACTCTACCGCACGCTGGAGGCCGCTCTGCGAGAACTGGCGCTGACGATACAGGCCTATTCCGAAAAGGGCGCAAGCGCCTAG
- the rplA gene encoding 50S ribosomal protein L1 — MAKRGKKYRDASKLVDNDTFYPPEEAIKLIREVSYAKFDATIEAHLRMGVDPRHADQQVRGVVLLPAGTGKEVRILVFAEGDAARAAEEAGADFVGSDEIVQKIQGGWLDFDMAIATPSMMRKVGRLGRVLGPRGLMPSPKAGTIVNEDDLAQAITEARQGRVEFRVDKTSNLHAQIGKASFTEEQLMANFTAIMEAVDRARPSGAKGTYIRRVTLAPTMGPGVKVDANLASALRTA, encoded by the coding sequence ATGGCAAAACGCGGCAAAAAATACCGGGACGCCAGCAAATTGGTAGATAACGACACATTTTATCCCCCGGAAGAGGCCATCAAGCTGATCCGGGAAGTCTCCTACGCCAAATTCGATGCGACCATAGAGGCCCATCTGCGCATGGGTGTCGATCCCCGACATGCCGACCAGCAGGTGCGTGGCGTGGTACTGCTTCCCGCTGGCACAGGTAAGGAAGTTCGCATTCTGGTCTTTGCCGAAGGCGATGCTGCCAGGGCGGCCGAGGAAGCCGGTGCCGACTTCGTAGGTAGTGACGAGATTGTACAAAAGATACAGGGCGGCTGGTTGGATTTCGACATGGCGATTGCCACGCCATCCATGATGCGCAAGGTGGGACGTCTTGGCCGGGTCCTTGGTCCCCGCGGCCTGATGCCCAGTCCCAAGGCTGGTACCATCGTCAACGAGGACGATCTTGCCCAGGCTATCACTGAGGCCCGCCAGGGTCGTGTTGAGTTCAGGGTCGACAAGACCTCTAACCTGCATGCCCAGATCGGCAAGGCCAGCTTTACCGAAGAGCAGTTGATGGCGAATTTCACCGCAATCATGGAAGCAGTCGACCGGGCCAGACCTTCGGGCGCCAAGGGCACCTATATTCGTCGTGTCACCCTGGCACCAACCATGGGGCCTGGCGTGAAGGTTGACGCAAACCTGGCAAGTGCCCTGCGCACAGCCTAA
- a CDS encoding transglycosylase domain-containing protein, translating into MSYDPEQVLVKRRRRDRRWRHRPRPFLRAAQVLLVLAIAIGLSVFLIVGSAVGSVAGVYAFFSQDLPDASAIETEQVEFETVRIYDRTGEHLLFESVDPRPFRGDRTHVPLDEISSWVISATVGLEDRSFWQNPGVNITGLARAFLSNVRGGSVQGGSSITQQLIKNIIIDPELRYVKSYTRKAKEIILALEITRQYPKEQVLEWYLNSNNYGSFAYGIEAASRVYFDKSSRDLDLPEAVMLTTIPQYPALNPFFNPQDAYRRQRKALDALASEAGVITQEEADAAKKYFDEYILDDLLEAGLISQFDHDNAANDKDASDRVLDALVAYEWLTQEQADEAREFGGNRWMFLSARSAERFENTSAPHFALYVLEELQQRFNSVDDPYFIWREGVTVYTTLDFDLQKAAECVARIRIAAINGTPVEEYVPPEGTAPDACDDFKDIDIPSNVEGVDHNAHNAAVVAVRPPTGEILAMVGSVNYNDEEIDGEVNVAIAERQPGSSFKPFTYLASFLQGYTPATRIMDVRTVFPNPPEPPYVPENYDRKYHGPQLSRYALARSYNIPAVWLMDKVGVKNVIDLAHKLGINTLEKEYYGLSLTLGGGEVRLLDMVFANSVYANQGVMAGQPVPLDQQKPGFRTLDPVGILQVRDKNGQILYEYESPETERVIDPQRAFLLQDIMSDYNARKAAFGEYARFLELPDRRIGAKTGSTNGWKDAWTIGYAPQLAVGVWIGNSDNEAMDEVPGSRGAAPIFRGVMEYALTGRGEPAEEFIRPQGIVDKSVCWESGLLPTTDCARVVNEKFIEGTEPTQFDIVWRAFEINRENDKLATVYTPPELRERRVYQIYPPEAADWVADQGIPQPPTEYDTTVGQGTVDHEVAIIEPTPFSYVREQVEIKGNARLGDFRNYRIEFGEGVNPGSWTQIGPEHGNQVGEGTLEFWDTAPFNGLYSLRVVTTRGDGSTKEGVVQVTVDNISPTVSIEHPSDGDLYLMEDDEWVSITADANDDWAMDRVDFYLDNELSTSSIVPPYSRRWDITMRDWTPGKPRQPITTTRELAQPDGTVITETVELTSQFIPQLDENGAQTGRFFEMWENGFGILIDASDGYTETHILQVKAYDRAGNEAVSEAIRIFVAHQPDEEPRENGVGLLPLLAIVPALAPRRRDWA; encoded by the coding sequence TTGGCTCGGCAGTTGGCTCGGTAGCGGGAGTTTACGCCTTTTTTTCCCAGGATTTGCCCGATGCCAGCGCTATCGAAACGGAGCAGGTGGAGTTTGAAACCGTGCGGATCTATGACCGTACAGGAGAGCATCTGCTTTTCGAAAGCGTCGACCCGAGACCCTTTCGGGGGGACCGGACCCATGTGCCTCTGGACGAGATATCGAGTTGGGTTATTAGCGCCACCGTCGGCCTCGAGGATCGCAGTTTCTGGCAGAATCCCGGGGTGAACATCACGGGACTGGCGCGCGCATTTCTTTCCAACGTGCGGGGCGGCAGCGTGCAGGGTGGTAGCTCCATTACCCAGCAGTTGATAAAAAACATCATCATCGATCCGGAACTCCGTTACGTCAAGAGTTATACTCGAAAGGCCAAAGAGATTATCCTGGCCCTGGAGATCACGCGCCAATACCCCAAGGAGCAGGTTCTGGAATGGTACCTGAATTCTAACAACTACGGAAGCTTCGCCTACGGCATCGAGGCTGCCTCTCGCGTTTACTTTGACAAGTCCTCTCGCGACCTGGATCTGCCAGAGGCGGTGATGTTGACAACGATTCCCCAGTACCCGGCCCTCAATCCCTTCTTTAATCCCCAGGATGCCTATCGCCGACAGCGAAAAGCGCTTGATGCGTTGGCAAGCGAGGCTGGGGTAATTACCCAGGAGGAAGCGGATGCTGCCAAAAAATACTTCGACGAGTACATTCTTGACGACCTGCTGGAGGCCGGCTTGATCAGCCAATTCGATCATGATAACGCTGCCAACGACAAGGATGCCAGCGATCGTGTGCTCGACGCTCTGGTGGCATATGAGTGGTTGACCCAGGAGCAGGCGGATGAGGCCAGGGAATTTGGCGGCAATCGTTGGATGTTCCTGAGTGCTCGCTCAGCGGAGCGTTTCGAAAACACCAGCGCGCCCCATTTTGCCCTGTACGTGCTGGAGGAACTGCAGCAGCGTTTTAACTCGGTAGATGATCCCTATTTCATCTGGCGCGAGGGTGTTACTGTTTATACAACCCTGGATTTTGACCTCCAGAAAGCTGCGGAGTGTGTGGCTCGAATCCGTATTGCAGCGATCAATGGCACGCCTGTGGAGGAATACGTGCCACCTGAAGGCACTGCGCCTGATGCCTGCGATGATTTTAAGGACATCGATATTCCATCCAATGTGGAAGGAGTGGATCACAACGCACATAACGCGGCGGTCGTGGCGGTCCGTCCGCCTACCGGCGAGATTCTTGCCATGGTTGGAAGCGTCAATTATAACGACGAGGAGATCGACGGTGAGGTAAACGTCGCGATCGCCGAGCGTCAGCCTGGCTCCAGCTTCAAACCCTTTACCTACCTGGCGTCTTTCCTGCAGGGCTATACGCCCGCCACCCGCATCATGGATGTGAGGACGGTGTTTCCCAATCCGCCAGAACCGCCCTATGTGCCGGAGAACTACGATCGCAAGTATCACGGACCCCAGCTGTCCCGTTATGCTCTTGCTCGTTCCTACAACATCCCTGCGGTTTGGCTGATGGACAAAGTGGGCGTGAAGAACGTCATCGATCTGGCCCATAAACTGGGCATCAACACACTGGAGAAGGAGTACTACGGGCTAAGCCTGACCCTCGGTGGGGGTGAGGTGCGCTTGCTGGATATGGTCTTCGCCAACAGTGTCTATGCAAACCAGGGTGTGATGGCAGGTCAGCCGGTGCCTCTGGACCAGCAGAAGCCTGGTTTTCGTACGCTCGATCCGGTTGGCATTTTGCAGGTACGGGATAAGAATGGACAGATTCTCTACGAGTACGAATCCCCTGAGACAGAACGGGTGATCGATCCCCAGCGGGCCTTTCTGTTGCAGGACATCATGTCCGATTACAATGCTCGCAAGGCGGCTTTTGGTGAGTACGCCAGGTTCCTGGAATTGCCCGACCGGAGAATCGGGGCCAAGACTGGTTCGACTAACGGCTGGAAGGATGCCTGGACCATCGGATATGCGCCTCAACTTGCCGTGGGCGTTTGGATCGGCAACTCCGACAACGAGGCCATGGATGAGGTCCCTGGTAGCCGAGGCGCCGCCCCCATATTTCGCGGGGTCATGGAATATGCGCTCACCGGGAGGGGCGAACCTGCGGAGGAGTTCATCCGCCCGCAGGGCATTGTGGATAAATCGGTCTGTTGGGAGTCGGGTTTGTTGCCCACCACCGATTGTGCCCGCGTTGTGAACGAGAAGTTCATCGAAGGCACCGAGCCCACTCAATTCGACATTGTCTGGCGGGCGTTCGAAATCAACCGGGAAAACGACAAGCTGGCGACTGTTTATACCCCGCCCGAACTGCGCGAGCGCAGGGTCTACCAGATATATCCGCCCGAGGCTGCCGACTGGGTTGCCGATCAGGGCATTCCGCAGCCTCCGACCGAATATGATACAACGGTTGGGCAAGGCACGGTGGACCACGAGGTCGCCATTATCGAGCCGACTCCCTTCTCCTACGTGCGGGAGCAGGTGGAGATCAAGGGCAATGCCCGGCTGGGTGATTTTCGCAACTACCGCATTGAATTCGGGGAAGGTGTCAACCCGGGAAGTTGGACTCAGATCGGGCCAGAGCATGGCAACCAGGTCGGCGAGGGCACGTTGGAATTTTGGGACACGGCGCCCTTCAACGGCCTTTACAGCCTGCGGGTTGTCACCACCCGCGGTGATGGCAGCACCAAGGAGGGCGTGGTTCAGGTGACTGTGGACAACATCTCGCCCACAGTGAGCATTGAGCATCCCAGCGATGGTGACCTTTACCTGATGGAAGACGACGAGTGGGTAAGTATCACTGCCGACGCCAACGATGATTGGGCCATGGATCGGGTGGATTTTTACCTGGATAACGAGCTGTCCACCTCCAGTATCGTGCCGCCATACAGCCGGCGTTGGGATATCACGATGCGGGATTGGACGCCCGGCAAGCCCCGGCAACCAATAACGACGACGCGAGAGCTTGCCCAACCTGATGGCACTGTCATCACCGAGACGGTCGAGCTGACAAGCCAGTTTATTCCCCAGCTGGATGAGAATGGTGCGCAAACGGGGCGTTTCTTCGAGATGTGGGAGAATGGATTCGGCATCCTGATCGACGCCAGCGATGGTTACACTGAAACCCATATCCTGCAGGTTAAGGCCTATGATAGAGCGGGCAACGAGGCTGTTAGCGAGGCAATCCGAATCTTTGTGGCCCATCAGCCTGACGAGGAACCGAGGGAGAACGGGGTAGGTTTGTTGCCCTTATTGGCGATCGTTCCTGCGCTGGCACCCCGCCGGCGCGATTGGGCCTGA
- the rplL gene encoding 50S ribosomal protein L7/L12, with protein MSDKIEQVKELLNSLTLLEAAELAKQLQDEWGVSAAAPMMAMAGPVAGAAGGEEEVEEQTEFDVVLKDVGAKKINVIKEVRKVTSLGLKEAKALVEDAPTTVVEGISKESAEEYKTALEAAGATVEIK; from the coding sequence ATGTCTGATAAGATCGAACAAGTCAAAGAACTACTGAATTCCCTGACACTGCTCGAGGCTGCCGAGTTGGCCAAGCAACTCCAGGACGAATGGGGTGTTTCCGCTGCTGCTCCCATGATGGCCATGGCTGGCCCTGTGGCCGGTGCTGCCGGCGGCGAGGAGGAAGTCGAAGAACAGACCGAGTTCGACGTCGTCCTCAAGGATGTGGGTGCCAAGAAGATCAACGTCATCAAGGAAGTTCGCAAGGTGACGAGCTTGGGTCTCAAGGAAGCCAAGGCTTTGGTCGAGGATGCTCCCACCACCGTAGTTGAGGGCATCTCCAAGGAATCAGCTGAGGAGTACAAGACTGCTCTCGAGGCTGCGGGCGCTACCGTCGAGATCAAGTAA